In one Canis lupus dingo isolate Sandy chromosome 16, ASM325472v2, whole genome shotgun sequence genomic region, the following are encoded:
- the IDO2 gene encoding indoleamine 2,3-dioxygenase 2 isoform X3 has product MPRRQRCPCSAVRASRVTGNSAWLTWFSALLLWATCGRKDRHNPKSKHRKFPMRKRKEHEEGDKRKVLPRNLALPFVEVSRNLGLPPILAHADLVLTNWTTRNPERSLEIRNLDIIVSLPGGESLRGFILVTVLVEKAAVPGIMALVQAVNAILQHRDNSLLRALQQLRLSIQDITRTLGQMHNYVDPDIFYAVIRIFLSGWKDNPAMPVGLTYEGVSTEPLKYSGGSAAQSTVLHAFDEFLGICHSKESADFLHRMREYMPPSHKAFIEEIHSAPSLRDHILSSGNDQLLTTYNKCVEALVELRSYHITVVTKYLITVATKAKGRKPNHLPGPSQALEERGTGGTVVLSFLKSVRDKTLEAILHQSD; this is encoded by the exons ATGCCAAGGAGGCAGAG ATGCCCCTGCTCAGCTGTCAGGGCCTCAAGAGTTACCGGGAACAGCGCCTGGCTCACTTGGTTCTCAGCTTTATTACTATGGGCTACGTGTGGCAGGAAGGACAGACACAACCCAAAGAG TAAACACAGGAAATTCcccatgagaaaaagaaaggaacatgaGGAAGGAGACAAAAGGAAG GTTCTGCCAAGAAATCTTGCCCTTCCCTTTGTCGAAGTCTCCAGGAACTTGGGGCTGCCTCCTATCCTGGCCCACGCAGACCTGGTGCTAACAAACTGGACCACTAGGAATCCGGAGAG ATCCCTGGAAATCAG GAACTTGGACATCATTGTCTCACTTCCTGGGGGAGAGAGCCTGCGTGGCTTTATACTGGTGACTGTTTTGGTGGAGAAAGCTGCAGTACCTGGGATTATG GCACTTGTTCAGGCTGTGAATGCCATCCTGCAGCACAGGGACAACTCCCTGCTCCGAGCCCTGCAGCAACTGAGACTCTCCATTCAGGACATCACCAGAACCTTAGGACAAATGCACA ATTATGTTGATCCAGACATATTTTATGCAGTCATCCGGATCTTTCTCTCTGG ATGGAAGGATAACCCAGCAATGCCTGTGGGGTTGACCTATGAAGGAGTCTCCACAGAGCCCTTGAAGTACTCTGGAGGGAGTGCAGCTCAGAGCACAGTGCTTCATGCCTTTGATGAATTCTTAGGCATTTGTCATAGCAAGGAAAGTG CTGACTTTCTGCACAGGATGAGGGAGTACATGCCTCCTTCCCATAAGGCCTTTATAGAAGAAATCCATTCAGCTCCCTCACTGAGAGACCACATCCTGTCCTCTGGAAATGACCAACTTCTGACAACCTATAACAAGTGTGTGGAGGCCCTGGTGGAGCTTCGCAGCTATCACATCACTGTGGTGACCAAATACCTCATCACAGTGGCCACCAAAGCAAAGGGCAGGAAGCCAAACCATCTCCCTGGGCCATCACAAGCCTTAGAAGAGAGGGGCACAGGTGGCACTGTAGTTCTGAGCTTCCTGAAGAGTGTCAGGGACAAGACTTTAGAGGCAATTCTCCACCAAAGTGATTAA
- the IDO2 gene encoding indoleamine 2,3-dioxygenase 2 isoform X5, translated as MPLLSCQGLKSYREQRLAHLVLSFITMGYVWQEGQTQPKEVLPRNLALPFVEVSRNLGLPPILAHADLVLTNWTTRNPERSLEIRNLDIIVSLPGGESLRGFILVTVLVEKAAVPGIMALVQAVNAILQHRDNSLLRALQQLRLSIQDITRTLGQMHNYVDPDIFYAVIRIFLSGWKDNPAMPVGLTYEGVSTEPLKYSGGSAAQSTVLHAFDEFLGICHSKESADFLHRMREYMPPSHKAFIEEIHSAPSLRDHILSSGNDQLLTTYNKCVEALVELRSYHITVVTKYLITVATKAKGRKPNHLPGPSQALEERGTGGTVVLSFLKSVRDKTLEAILHQSD; from the exons ATGCCCCTGCTCAGCTGTCAGGGCCTCAAGAGTTACCGGGAACAGCGCCTGGCTCACTTGGTTCTCAGCTTTATTACTATGGGCTACGTGTGGCAGGAAGGACAGACACAACCCAAAGAG GTTCTGCCAAGAAATCTTGCCCTTCCCTTTGTCGAAGTCTCCAGGAACTTGGGGCTGCCTCCTATCCTGGCCCACGCAGACCTGGTGCTAACAAACTGGACCACTAGGAATCCGGAGAG ATCCCTGGAAATCAG GAACTTGGACATCATTGTCTCACTTCCTGGGGGAGAGAGCCTGCGTGGCTTTATACTGGTGACTGTTTTGGTGGAGAAAGCTGCAGTACCTGGGATTATG GCACTTGTTCAGGCTGTGAATGCCATCCTGCAGCACAGGGACAACTCCCTGCTCCGAGCCCTGCAGCAACTGAGACTCTCCATTCAGGACATCACCAGAACCTTAGGACAAATGCACA ATTATGTTGATCCAGACATATTTTATGCAGTCATCCGGATCTTTCTCTCTGG ATGGAAGGATAACCCAGCAATGCCTGTGGGGTTGACCTATGAAGGAGTCTCCACAGAGCCCTTGAAGTACTCTGGAGGGAGTGCAGCTCAGAGCACAGTGCTTCATGCCTTTGATGAATTCTTAGGCATTTGTCATAGCAAGGAAAGTG CTGACTTTCTGCACAGGATGAGGGAGTACATGCCTCCTTCCCATAAGGCCTTTATAGAAGAAATCCATTCAGCTCCCTCACTGAGAGACCACATCCTGTCCTCTGGAAATGACCAACTTCTGACAACCTATAACAAGTGTGTGGAGGCCCTGGTGGAGCTTCGCAGCTATCACATCACTGTGGTGACCAAATACCTCATCACAGTGGCCACCAAAGCAAAGGGCAGGAAGCCAAACCATCTCCCTGGGCCATCACAAGCCTTAGAAGAGAGGGGCACAGGTGGCACTGTAGTTCTGAGCTTCCTGAAGAGTGTCAGGGACAAGACTTTAGAGGCAATTCTCCACCAAAGTGATTAA
- the IDO2 gene encoding indoleamine 2,3-dioxygenase 2 isoform X4: MERCPCSAVRASRVTGNSAWLTWFSALLLWATCGRKDRHNPKSKHRKFPMRKRKEHEEGDKRKVLPRNLALPFVEVSRNLGLPPILAHADLVLTNWTTRNPERSLEIRNLDIIVSLPGGESLRGFILVTVLVEKAAVPGIMALVQAVNAILQHRDNSLLRALQQLRLSIQDITRTLGQMHNYVDPDIFYAVIRIFLSGWKDNPAMPVGLTYEGVSTEPLKYSGGSAAQSTVLHAFDEFLGICHSKESADFLHRMREYMPPSHKAFIEEIHSAPSLRDHILSSGNDQLLTTYNKCVEALVELRSYHITVVTKYLITVATKAKGRKPNHLPGPSQALEERGTGGTVVLSFLKSVRDKTLEAILHQSD, translated from the exons ATGGAGAG ATGCCCCTGCTCAGCTGTCAGGGCCTCAAGAGTTACCGGGAACAGCGCCTGGCTCACTTGGTTCTCAGCTTTATTACTATGGGCTACGTGTGGCAGGAAGGACAGACACAACCCAAAGAG TAAACACAGGAAATTCcccatgagaaaaagaaaggaacatgaGGAAGGAGACAAAAGGAAG GTTCTGCCAAGAAATCTTGCCCTTCCCTTTGTCGAAGTCTCCAGGAACTTGGGGCTGCCTCCTATCCTGGCCCACGCAGACCTGGTGCTAACAAACTGGACCACTAGGAATCCGGAGAG ATCCCTGGAAATCAG GAACTTGGACATCATTGTCTCACTTCCTGGGGGAGAGAGCCTGCGTGGCTTTATACTGGTGACTGTTTTGGTGGAGAAAGCTGCAGTACCTGGGATTATG GCACTTGTTCAGGCTGTGAATGCCATCCTGCAGCACAGGGACAACTCCCTGCTCCGAGCCCTGCAGCAACTGAGACTCTCCATTCAGGACATCACCAGAACCTTAGGACAAATGCACA ATTATGTTGATCCAGACATATTTTATGCAGTCATCCGGATCTTTCTCTCTGG ATGGAAGGATAACCCAGCAATGCCTGTGGGGTTGACCTATGAAGGAGTCTCCACAGAGCCCTTGAAGTACTCTGGAGGGAGTGCAGCTCAGAGCACAGTGCTTCATGCCTTTGATGAATTCTTAGGCATTTGTCATAGCAAGGAAAGTG CTGACTTTCTGCACAGGATGAGGGAGTACATGCCTCCTTCCCATAAGGCCTTTATAGAAGAAATCCATTCAGCTCCCTCACTGAGAGACCACATCCTGTCCTCTGGAAATGACCAACTTCTGACAACCTATAACAAGTGTGTGGAGGCCCTGGTGGAGCTTCGCAGCTATCACATCACTGTGGTGACCAAATACCTCATCACAGTGGCCACCAAAGCAAAGGGCAGGAAGCCAAACCATCTCCCTGGGCCATCACAAGCCTTAGAAGAGAGGGGCACAGGTGGCACTGTAGTTCTGAGCTTCCTGAAGAGTGTCAGGGACAAGACTTTAGAGGCAATTCTCCACCAAAGTGATTAA